From a single Gimesia fumaroli genomic region:
- a CDS encoding DUF2314 domain-containing protein, with amino-acid sequence MSNEDNIVMNQGDDPEMEAASKQARKTFRYFWREMSWEYRRIIPGLDLAAVKVPFTDLDVAPGDPDTEHMWVSEIQCDGKELMGTLLNSPAWLTNISAGDPVCEPVSEISDWMFSIQGKVYGAYTVNLLRSRMSPRERKEHDQAWGLDFGDPEEIEVVYVEPKQTAGFLGLFGKKSVIDPEERRRAKIEHPMSINMGESLKESLKESKEMLHATDEDGWTMLHRDALAGNATIVKILLKHGADKNLKTPDGDTALDLARIFGWKHVIKLLSE; translated from the coding sequence ATGAGTAACGAAGATAATATCGTGATGAATCAAGGCGATGACCCGGAGATGGAAGCCGCCAGCAAACAGGCACGAAAAACGTTTCGCTATTTCTGGCGGGAGATGTCGTGGGAATACCGTCGCATCATTCCCGGGCTGGATCTGGCTGCGGTCAAAGTCCCCTTTACTGATTTGGACGTCGCGCCCGGCGATCCTGATACCGAGCATATGTGGGTCAGCGAAATTCAATGTGACGGCAAAGAACTTATGGGAACCCTGCTCAATTCGCCGGCGTGGCTGACGAATATCAGTGCCGGTGATCCGGTTTGTGAACCCGTGTCCGAAATCAGCGACTGGATGTTTTCAATCCAAGGCAAAGTTTATGGTGCGTATACCGTGAACCTGCTCCGTTCGCGAATGTCTCCTCGAGAGAGGAAAGAGCACGATCAGGCCTGGGGGCTGGATTTCGGCGATCCGGAAGAGATTGAAGTGGTTTATGTCGAGCCTAAACAGACAGCGGGCTTCCTGGGTCTGTTTGGCAAGAAGTCGGTCATTGATCCCGAAGAACGACGTCGAGCCAAAATTGAGCATCCGATGAGTATCAACATGGGAGAATCACTCAAAGAGTCGCTGAAAGAGTCGAAAGAGATGTTGCATGCAACCGACGAAGATGGCTGGACGATGCTGCACCGTGATGCACTGGCAGGCAATGCGACGATTGTCAAAATCCTGCTGAAGCATGGCGCTGATAAAAATTTAAAAACCCCGGACGGCGATACGGCCTTGGATCTGGCCCGCATTTTTGGCTGGAAGCATGTGATCAAACTGCTTTCGGAGTGA